The region agatggaagagatgcacagggcaaAGAATTGTGTATGGGGTGTGCATGGGGCTTCCATACCCTCTCTGGGTGCATCACTGTTCCAGCACCTTAGTGTGTTCACCAAGCCAGTTCATCAAATTTCCCTGTTTAGGAGCTTTTATAGAGCTTAATCTCTAGTCCCATTCCCCTCCCAGAAGGCTGAGGATGGGCTGAAGCTTTCAACCCTTTCACCACTTAGTCTTTCTGCTGACCAGCCCTTATCCTGATGCTAGGGGTCCCCACTTTTAGTAGCAGTATAAATTTACCTTAGTATAAATGCAGGTTTGATATAAAGGAGTTTGTTATAACAAAGACACTTCTTTCACGCATACCACTAGGAAATTCTACAAGTTTTAGAAGCTCTGTGCCAAGACGGAAACCTAAGGACAAAAACCAAACATGTttattataccattttatatatatatatgtatatatatatatatatacacacacacacatatacatatatatataaactcctCGGAAGAGAGAAGAGTATTGCACACACAAGTCCCACTCTGGCTCCTCCAACTCCTAGGCACCTTTCCCTGATCACTGTGTCCTAGAGACAATTTTCAGCCTGTGTCAGTCACATAGAGACCCTGTCCAGATGGTGCCCAGGCCTCCAGGCCTGGGTGGTCTGATGCCTGGAGGGCTGACACccgaggtggggtggggggtggagtgtCTGGGTCCCATAGAATGTCCTCATATAAGCTTAGAACTGGGCCAGAGGCTCGTCCTTGAGTCCCAGTCTGCTTCAGCAGGGCTCTGAGCAAGCCCACAGTGAGAGGGGGCTCTGCCCCAGGCTCAGGGAATGGGGCAGGGGGCTCCAACTCATCTGGGAGGTATGTCCGCAGTAGAAGCAGGAGTTCAGCTGGAGCTAGGTCTGGTGGGCACAGGCGGCAAAGGAGGGGGAGGTGAGCATCAAGCCGGCGATGCCGGGCAAATTCAGCCAACAGCAGTTTGAAGATCTCACTTCGAAGCAGGGGGCTAGAGGGGCTGAGGGCCAGGCCAGCCTCTAAAGCCCGTTCCCACTGTTCCTTTTGCACCAGCTGCCCCACAGCTTGGAGCACAGCTTTGGGCCGCCCACTGCCCAAGAGTAGGTCTAGCTCCAGTGCTTCAGGCCTAGTCCCCTCCTCACCTAGTACTGCCAGGGCTCGGCGATAGAGGGGCAGCCCTGGGCCTCCTGCTCCCCAGCCAGGCCCCCCCTGTTGCTGGGCCAGCTCTACAAAGGGTGGTAGCCATTGTGGCTCCAGCTGGCAGAGGCACTGGCACAGGAGTTCAAAGGGGGGCAGTATGCCATTGGGTGGTTCTTTTCCAGCAGCTGTAGCCCCCAGTACCTTCTTCCACACATCCGGGGGAGCGTGGGACCTCAGATGGCCATTGCCATCTGGCTGGAGCTGCAGGACCCTGAGGATGGCACCCCAGGCTGCTGTAGGGAGGGCTTGGAAAATGGTGTTGAGCTGGGCCAGCTGGTCTCCTATCAACTCAGTCCTCAGCAGCCGTGCCACTTCATGCTCTGCCAACTCAGTCCACCCAGCCTCCTCCTCATCCCCAGCCACAAGCTGGGCTTTGAGCTGTTCTAAGCCCCGGTAATCCCGAAGCTCGGCCCTCAGTGTGGTCAACAGTGCTGATGGGGACACATGGCCCTGGAGGATGGATGCCAGGGCCTGAGGTGCTCGGAATGTGCTGTTGTGTCGCAGTTCCTCTGGGGTGAGCTGGGCACCCCGCAGGCTCCGTCGCTGGTAGTACTTGCAGGCCTCCTCAAACACCATATCTTCAGCTGAAGGCAGCTCAAGGCTTTGTGGGGTCTTCCAGCCTACTTGAAACAGACCCACAGCTGAAAGTAAACGAAGACCCCCTCGAGCCTCCAGCTCTTCCTGATTTTCCATGCCAGGGGCGGGGGTTTCCAGCAGATGTACTCGGTCTGTACTCAGGATCTTCCTCTCCAGCAGCTGCCCACTGC is a window of Capra hircus breed San Clemente chromosome 26, ASM170441v1, whole genome shotgun sequence DNA encoding:
- the HPS6 gene encoding Hermansky-Pudlak syndrome 6 protein gives rise to the protein MKRAGTLRLLSDLSNFSGAARLRELLAGDPAVRVRCSPDGRHLLLLRPPGSPAPQLLVAVRGPGAELESAWPPGQPSPLDAFLLPWPARSALVLVWESGLVEVWGSGVGPGWRLLQSTELCPGDGARVVAVAAPRGRLVWCEERQAGADGPLGPPAVAFSHCVCVRTLEPSGEAGTNLGSTHILLHHCPAFGLLTSRKDLFLVPTANTWTGLGHILLIWSPSKGKVVVAAPCLGLSHSKSLNPGRGDTWDFRTLLRGLPGLLSPRQPLTVHTWAPTPQGLMWLDFRGTVSLVQPHGGSRTVGTLQEAPASLAGSAALGTFHGTLACVLGSTLELLDMGSGQLLERKILSTDRVHLLETPAPGMENQEELEARGGLRLLSAVGLFQVGWKTPQSLELPSAEDMVFEEACKYYQRRSLRGAQLTPEELRHNSTFRAPQALASILQGHVSPSALLTTLRAELRDYRGLEQLKAQLVAGDEEEAGWTELAEHEVARLLRTELIGDQLAQLNTIFQALPTAAWGAILRVLQLQPDGNGHLRSHAPPDVWKKVLGATAAGKEPPNGILPPFELLCQCLCQLEPQWLPPFVELAQQQGGPGWGAGGPGLPLYRRALAVLGEEGTRPEALELDLLLGSGRPKAVLQAVGQLVQKEQWERALEAGLALSPSSPLLRSEIFKLLLAEFARHRRLDAHLPLLCRLCPPDLAPAELLLLLRTYLPDELEPPAPFPEPGAEPPLTVGLLRALLKQTGTQGRASGPVLSLYEDILWDPDTPPPTPPRVSALQASDHPGLEAWAPSGQGLYVTDTG